From the Microtus ochrogaster isolate Prairie Vole_2 unplaced genomic scaffold, MicOch1.0 UNK24, whole genome shotgun sequence genome, one window contains:
- the A4gnt gene encoding alpha-1,4-N-acetylglucosaminyltransferase, with the protein MLKELHVSLSLVLMFACGLLYQLTLRSQCLFACLPLFTSPQGPDGLLRSGRSIVFIETSERVEPPPLVTCAVESAAKIYPEQPIIFFMKKLSNATQLTPNASYPAFSLLSAIDNVFFVPLDMKKLFEDTPLFSWYTKVNSSKEKHWLHVSSDASRLAIIWKYGGIYMDTDVISIRPIPEENFLAAQGSQHSSNGVFGFLPHHPFLWACMENFVEHYNSRIWGNQGPKLMTRMLKMWCKLQDFQELGDLKCLNISFLHPQRFYPIPYPEWRLYYQVWDTEPSFNNSYALHLWNYMNQEGRTVVRGSNTLAENLYRKHCPKTYRALIQGAKGAVSREPGMG; encoded by the exons ATGTTGAAGGAACTCCATGTCTCCCTGTCGCTGGTCCTGATGTTTGCCTGTGGCCTGCTCTACCAACTCACCCTGAGGTCTCAATGcctctttgcctgcctgcctctcttcaCATCTCCACAGGGGCCGGATGGCCTCTTGCGCAGTGGACGAAGCATCGTATTCATAGAGACGTCTGAAAGAGTGGAGCCACCTCCACTGGTCACCTGTGCTGTGGAGTCTGCTGCCAAAATCTACCCCGAGCAGCCCATCATCTTCTTTATGAAAAAGCTCAGCAATGCCACACAGCTGACCCCTAACGCCAGCTACCCAGCCTTCTCCCTGCTCTCAGCCATAGACAATGTTTTCTTTGTCCCTTTGGACATGAAAAAACTGTTTGAAGACACACCCTTGTTTTCATGGTACACCAAA GTCAACAGCAGTAAGGAGAAACACTGGCTCCATGTCAGCTCGGATGCATCCCGCCTGGCTATCATCTGGAAATACGGGGGCATCTACATGGACACCGATGTCATCTCTATCAGGCCCATCCCGGAGGAGAACTTCTTGGCAGCCCAGGGTTCCCAGCACTCCAGTAATGGGGTGTTTGGGTTCCTCCCCCACCACCCCTTTCTGTGGGCCTGCATGGAGAACTTTGTTGAGCACTATAACTCACGCATTTGGGGCAACCAAGGTCCCAAATTGATGACAAGGATGTTAAAGATGTGGTGCAAACTTCAAGACTTTCAAGAGCTGGGTGACCTGAAGTGTCTGAAtatctccttcctccatccccagaGATTTTACCCTATCCCTTATCCCGAGTGGAGGCTCTACTACCAAGTGTGGGATACAGAGCCGAGCTTCAACAACTCCTATGCCCTGCATTTGTGGAACTACATGAATCAAGAGGGCAGGACTGTGGTTAGAGGAAGCAACACCCTGGCAGAAAATCTCTATCGAAAGCACTGTCCTAAAACTTACAGGGCTCTGATTCAAGGCGCAAAAGGGGCAGTGTCCAGGGAGCCGGGTATGGGTTAA